From one Catenuloplanes nepalensis genomic stretch:
- a CDS encoding S-(hydroxymethyl)mycothiol dehydrogenase — protein MSQTVRGVIARAKNAEVEEVPVIVPDPGPGEAVVKIQTCGVCHTDLHYKQGGINDDFPFLLGHEAAGTVESVGPGVTEVAPGDFVVLNWRAVCGDCRACRRGKPQYCFATHNAKQPMTLEDGTKLSPALGIGAFIEKTLVAAGQCTKVDPAARPAAVGLLGCGVMAGIGSAINTGNVQRGDSVAVIGCGGVGDGAIAGASLAGATTIIAVDTDDRKLEWAKGFGATHTVNAREGDVVAAIQALTGGFGADVVIDAVGRPETWKQAFYARDLAGTVVLVGVPTPEMKIPEIPLLDVFGRGGALKSSWYGDCLPTRDFPMLTELYRQGRLDLDAFVSEEIGLEQVEEAFTKMHRGDVLRSVVIF, from the coding sequence GTGAGCCAGACAGTCCGCGGGGTTATCGCTCGCGCGAAGAACGCAGAGGTCGAGGAGGTCCCGGTCATCGTTCCCGACCCGGGCCCCGGCGAAGCGGTGGTGAAGATCCAGACCTGCGGGGTCTGCCACACCGACCTGCACTACAAGCAGGGCGGCATCAACGACGACTTCCCGTTCCTGCTCGGCCACGAGGCGGCCGGCACGGTCGAGTCGGTCGGCCCCGGCGTGACCGAGGTGGCTCCCGGCGACTTCGTGGTGCTCAACTGGCGCGCGGTCTGCGGCGACTGCCGGGCCTGCCGCAGGGGCAAGCCGCAGTATTGTTTCGCCACCCACAACGCGAAGCAGCCGATGACGCTGGAGGACGGCACGAAGCTGTCCCCCGCGCTCGGCATCGGCGCGTTCATCGAGAAGACGCTGGTCGCGGCCGGCCAGTGCACGAAGGTCGACCCGGCGGCCCGCCCGGCCGCGGTCGGCCTGCTCGGCTGCGGCGTGATGGCCGGCATCGGCTCCGCGATCAACACCGGCAACGTGCAGCGCGGCGACTCGGTCGCGGTGATCGGCTGCGGCGGCGTCGGCGACGGCGCGATCGCGGGCGCCTCGCTGGCCGGCGCGACCACGATCATCGCGGTGGACACCGACGACCGGAAGCTGGAGTGGGCCAAGGGCTTCGGTGCCACCCACACGGTCAACGCGCGCGAGGGCGACGTGGTCGCCGCGATCCAGGCCCTGACCGGCGGCTTCGGCGCGGACGTGGTGATCGACGCGGTCGGCCGCCCGGAGACCTGGAAGCAGGCGTTCTACGCCCGTGACCTGGCCGGCACCGTGGTGCTGGTCGGCGTGCCCACGCCGGAGATGAAGATCCCGGAGATCCCGCTGCTCGACGTGTTCGGCCGCGGCGGCGCGCTCAAGTCCAGCTGGTACGGCGACTGCCTGCCCACCCGCGACTTCCCGATGCTGACCGAGCTCTACCGCCAGGGCCGCTTGGACCTGGACGCGTTCGTCTCCGAGGAGATCGGCCTGGAGCAGGTCGAGGAGGCGTTCACCAAGATGCACCGCGGCGACGTACTCCGCTCGGTGGTGATCTTCTGA
- a CDS encoding ABC transporter permease, with protein sequence MGEISRILWIYRRGLGAHVRSMMEYEADFWLLVLAGLLQQLVGLAFLGAVFAQVPALRGWTFPEAVLLYGFASFVFGLAPLLFDGLWRTAWLVNQGELDYALVRPYPVMLQVSGSYVGMQGFGDVTVAACMIGWALVRVDVAWSPLTVLIGLILLASAAAVRISILAASTAVAFWLHAPHSGFAMAINQMGTLARYPLTIYGLAVRGVLTLLVPFAFTAFFPVSWLLDPGRNWWAALVTPVVAGACVVTGVRIYHRGVRRYESAGH encoded by the coding sequence GTGGGTGAGATCTCGCGAATTCTCTGGATCTACCGGCGTGGGCTGGGCGCGCACGTGCGCAGCATGATGGAGTACGAGGCCGACTTCTGGCTGCTGGTGCTGGCCGGGCTGCTGCAGCAACTGGTCGGGCTGGCGTTCCTGGGCGCGGTGTTCGCGCAGGTCCCGGCGCTGCGCGGCTGGACCTTCCCGGAGGCCGTGCTGCTATACGGGTTCGCGTCGTTCGTGTTCGGGCTCGCGCCGCTGCTCTTCGACGGGCTCTGGCGTACCGCCTGGCTGGTCAATCAGGGAGAGCTCGACTACGCGCTGGTCCGGCCGTACCCGGTGATGTTGCAGGTTTCGGGTTCTTATGTCGGAATGCAGGGTTTCGGTGACGTGACAGTCGCGGCCTGCATGATCGGGTGGGCGCTGGTGCGCGTCGACGTGGCGTGGTCGCCGCTCACCGTGCTGATCGGGCTGATCCTGCTGGCCAGCGCGGCCGCGGTGCGGATCTCGATCCTGGCCGCGAGCACGGCCGTCGCGTTCTGGCTGCACGCGCCGCACTCCGGCTTCGCCATGGCGATCAACCAGATGGGTACGCTCGCGCGCTACCCGCTGACGATCTACGGCCTGGCCGTGCGCGGCGTGCTGACGCTGCTGGTGCCGTTCGCGTTCACCGCGTTCTTCCCGGTCTCCTGGCTGCTCGACCCGGGCCGGAACTGGTGGGCCGCGCTGGTCACGCCGGTGGTCGCCGGGGCGTGCGTGGTGACCGGGGTGCGGATCTACCACCGGGGGGTGCGGCGGTACGAGAGCGCGGGGCACTGA
- a CDS encoding MBL fold metallo-hydrolase has product MPARIDHTVTSGTFSLDGQTFDVDNNVWVLGDDTECVVIDAPHDVDAILTAVGGRTVKAILATHAHDDHVRQAPALATATGAPIWLHPNDAPVWQLTHPGVPVDGALWDGQTIEVGGVELHVLHTPGHAPGACCFHVPALNVVFTGDTLFQGGPGATGRSFSSFDTIIESIKAKLLTLPPETTVHTGHGDSTTIGAESPHLDEWIRRGH; this is encoded by the coding sequence ATGCCGGCCCGCATCGACCACACCGTCACGTCCGGCACGTTCTCCCTGGACGGCCAGACCTTCGACGTCGACAACAACGTCTGGGTGCTCGGCGACGACACCGAGTGCGTGGTGATCGACGCCCCGCACGACGTCGACGCGATCCTGACGGCGGTCGGCGGCCGCACGGTCAAGGCCATCCTGGCCACGCACGCGCACGACGACCACGTCCGCCAGGCGCCCGCGCTGGCGACGGCGACCGGCGCCCCGATCTGGCTGCACCCGAACGACGCACCGGTCTGGCAGCTCACCCACCCGGGCGTCCCGGTCGACGGCGCTCTGTGGGACGGCCAGACGATCGAGGTCGGCGGCGTCGAGCTGCACGTCCTGCACACGCCCGGCCACGCCCCCGGCGCGTGCTGCTTCCACGTACCCGCGCTGAACGTGGTCTTCACCGGCGACACCCTCTTCCAGGGCGGCCCGGGCGCGACCGGCCGCAGCTTCAGCTCCTTCGACACGATCATCGAGTCGATCAAGGCGAAGCTCCTGACGCTCCCACCGGAGACGACCGTGCACACCGGCCACGGCGACAGCACCACGATCGGAGCCGAGTCCCCACACCTCGACGAATGGATCAGAAGGGGCCATTGA
- a CDS encoding DUF6158 family protein: protein MPEASPEQRVDEWDGEQLKGPADSHEEIGVDPADLSDEDLTREMASLHRTRLDTLRHASDAALATHLRRTADLETEYLTRHPGREVDPHRLRDG, encoded by the coding sequence CTGCCGGAGGCGAGCCCCGAGCAGCGCGTGGACGAGTGGGACGGTGAACAGCTGAAGGGGCCGGCCGACTCGCACGAGGAGATCGGGGTGGACCCGGCCGACCTGTCCGACGAGGACCTCACCCGGGAGATGGCCAGCCTGCACCGGACCAGGCTGGACACGCTCCGGCACGCGTCCGACGCGGCGCTCGCCACCCACCTGCGCCGCACCGCCGACCTGGAGACCGAGTACCTCACCCGGCACCCGGGCCGCGAGGTCGACCCGCATCGGCTGCGGGACGGCTGA
- a CDS encoding ABC transporter ATP-binding protein: MSLVEASGLTKIFRRPVKDPGFRGALRHLVAPSHRDVTAVDGVDLRIEPGEAVAYVGPNGAGKSTTVKLLAGIIVPTSGDVRVAGLSPHRDRIANARQVGVLFGQRSQLWWDLPVRESFTLLRDMYGVSARDYRERMERFDAVLDLGSLLPVVARKLSLGQRMRADLAAALLHGPRIAYLDEPTIGLDIAVRDRVRSFLRQLRDEGTTIMLTTHDLGDIEDVCERLVIIDHGRVIYDGALAAVKDDFARERHIHLQLASAVPLSSVVACLPDARVVAGDGPGEFTVTVDRFRQTAGAVISAVLPLAEVVELRIDEPAIEDVVRKVYAGELRLA; this comes from the coding sequence ATGTCACTGGTCGAGGCGTCCGGACTGACCAAGATCTTTCGCCGGCCGGTGAAGGATCCCGGCTTCCGCGGTGCGCTGCGGCACCTGGTCGCGCCGAGCCATCGGGACGTGACCGCGGTCGACGGCGTGGACCTGCGGATCGAGCCCGGCGAGGCGGTGGCGTACGTCGGGCCGAACGGCGCGGGCAAGTCCACCACGGTCAAGCTGCTGGCCGGCATCATCGTCCCGACCAGCGGCGACGTGCGGGTGGCCGGCCTCTCCCCGCACCGGGACAGGATCGCGAACGCGCGGCAGGTCGGCGTGCTCTTCGGGCAGCGCAGCCAGCTCTGGTGGGACCTGCCGGTGCGCGAGTCGTTCACGCTGCTGCGTGACATGTACGGCGTCTCGGCGCGCGACTATCGCGAGCGGATGGAGCGGTTCGACGCGGTGCTCGACCTGGGTTCGCTGTTGCCGGTGGTGGCCCGGAAGCTCTCGCTCGGCCAGCGCATGCGGGCGGACCTGGCGGCGGCGCTGCTGCACGGGCCACGGATCGCGTACCTGGACGAGCCGACCATCGGGCTGGACATCGCGGTGCGGGACCGGGTCCGGTCGTTCCTGCGGCAGCTGCGCGACGAGGGCACCACGATCATGCTGACCACGCACGATCTCGGCGACATCGAGGACGTGTGCGAGCGGCTGGTCATCATCGACCACGGCCGGGTGATCTACGACGGTGCGCTGGCCGCGGTGAAGGACGACTTCGCGCGGGAGCGGCACATCCACCTGCAGCTGGCGTCCGCTGTGCCGCTCTCGTCGGTCGTGGCGTGCCTGCCGGATGCGCGGGTGGTCGCCGGGGACGGGCCGGGCGAGTTCACCGTGACCGTCGACCGGTTCCGGCAGACCGCGGGCGCGGTGATCTCCGCGGTGCTGCCGCTGGCCGAGGTGGTGGAGCTGCGCATCGACGAACCGGCGATCGAGGACGTGGTACGCAAGGTGTACGCGGGGGAGCTGAGGCTGGCGTGA
- a CDS encoding 3-deoxy-7-phosphoheptulonate synthase, whose protein sequence is MTSSRRVTDQRIDKVVPLMTPDLLHHHLPLSEELAGRVVEGRRAVARILDGEDDRLIVVVGPCSVHDPAAALDYARRLRPVAERLSDDLLIVMRVYFEKPRSTVGWKGLINDPALDGSGDVNTGLRIARQLLLQVLELGLPVGCEFLDPITPQFIADTVAWGAIGARTVESQVHRQLSSGLSMPIGMKNRPDGAISTAIDAINAAAVPHVFPGIAMSGTPAILHTRGNADCHLVLRGGNDGPNYDADSVEGALALLRKAGLPERLIIDASHANSGKDHRRQPIVAADIAEQLKAGNRGISGVMLESFLEPGRQELDPTRELTYGQSVTDACLGWEQTETVLDLLASAAAARRSTVAVA, encoded by the coding sequence ATGACGTCCTCACGACGGGTCACCGACCAGCGGATCGACAAGGTCGTTCCGCTGATGACCCCCGACCTGCTCCATCACCACCTGCCGTTGAGCGAGGAGCTGGCCGGCCGCGTGGTCGAGGGCCGCCGCGCGGTCGCACGCATCCTCGACGGCGAGGACGACCGGCTGATCGTCGTGGTCGGCCCGTGCTCGGTGCACGACCCGGCCGCCGCGCTCGACTACGCCCGGCGGCTGCGCCCGGTCGCGGAGCGCCTCTCCGACGACCTGCTCATCGTGATGCGCGTCTACTTCGAGAAGCCGCGCTCCACGGTCGGCTGGAAGGGCCTGATCAACGACCCGGCGCTGGACGGCTCCGGCGACGTCAACACCGGCCTGCGGATCGCCCGCCAGCTGCTGCTCCAGGTGCTGGAGCTGGGCCTGCCGGTCGGCTGCGAGTTCCTCGACCCGATCACGCCGCAGTTCATCGCGGACACCGTGGCCTGGGGCGCGATCGGCGCGCGCACCGTGGAGAGCCAGGTGCACCGCCAGCTCTCCTCCGGCCTGTCGATGCCGATCGGCATGAAGAACCGCCCGGACGGCGCGATCAGCACCGCGATCGACGCGATCAACGCGGCCGCGGTCCCGCACGTCTTCCCCGGCATCGCGATGTCCGGCACGCCCGCGATCCTGCACACGCGCGGCAACGCGGACTGCCACCTGGTGCTGCGCGGCGGCAATGACGGCCCGAACTACGACGCGGACTCGGTCGAGGGCGCGCTCGCGCTGCTCCGCAAGGCCGGTCTGCCGGAGCGGCTGATCATCGACGCCAGCCACGCCAACAGCGGCAAGGACCACCGCCGCCAGCCGATCGTGGCCGCGGACATCGCGGAGCAGCTCAAGGCCGGCAACCGGGGCATCTCCGGCGTGATGCTGGAGTCGTTCCTGGAGCCGGGCCGGCAGGAGCTGGACCCGACGCGCGAGCTGACCTACGGCCAGTCGGTCACGGACGCGTGCCTCGGCTGGGAGCAGACCGAGACCGTGCTCGACCTGCTCGCCTCCGCGGCCGCTGCCCGCCGCTCCACGGTCGCGGTCGCCTGA
- a CDS encoding MerR family transcriptional regulator: protein MSWSTAQVARIAGVTSRTLRHYDDIGLLRPARVSPGGLRHYEREQLLRLQQIMLLREFGMSLETIGAVVAGEADRVGQLRRHHRWLIEERDRFDRLADTVAATITQLEGGTRMSTEQLFEGFDAGRQARYEAELIERYGDGAATAIAESKERTAGKGAELQAEWAGIEDRVVALLGAAPESPEVQAVIADHYRWITRHWTPDRESYTGLGQLYADSPDFRARFDARDPRLAELLRDAIAVYAQASL from the coding sequence GTGAGTTGGTCGACGGCACAGGTGGCGCGCATCGCCGGGGTCACGTCCCGGACGTTGCGGCATTACGACGACATCGGCTTGCTGCGGCCGGCCCGGGTGAGTCCGGGCGGGCTACGGCACTACGAGCGCGAGCAACTGTTGCGGTTGCAGCAGATCATGCTGCTGCGCGAGTTCGGCATGAGCCTGGAGACGATCGGCGCCGTCGTCGCGGGCGAGGCCGACCGGGTCGGCCAGCTCCGCCGTCATCATCGGTGGCTGATCGAGGAGCGGGACCGGTTCGACCGGCTCGCGGACACGGTCGCGGCCACCATCACCCAGCTGGAAGGTGGAACGCGGATGAGCACGGAGCAGCTCTTCGAGGGCTTCGACGCGGGCCGGCAGGCCCGCTACGAGGCGGAGCTGATCGAGCGGTACGGCGACGGCGCCGCCACGGCCATCGCGGAGAGCAAGGAGCGGACGGCAGGGAAGGGCGCCGAATTGCAGGCGGAGTGGGCCGGCATCGAGGACCGGGTGGTCGCGCTGCTCGGCGCGGCGCCGGAGTCGCCGGAGGTGCAGGCCGTGATCGCGGACCATTACCGGTGGATCACGCGGCACTGGACGCCGGACCGTGAGTCGTACACCGGGCTGGGGCAGCTCTACGCCGACAGTCCGGACTTCCGGGCCCGGTTCGACGCGCGCGACCCCCGGCTGGCCGAGTTACTGCGGGACGCCATCGCGGTGTACGCGCAGGCCAGCCTCTAG
- a CDS encoding ABC transporter permease, giving the protein MIAYVALFRTSARTVLAYRMAFWLGVLGGILPLVALFAIWGAMLGGGRTLGGLDWPQMRAYLLVTFGTGALVAAYGDFRMANRILDGRVALDLVKPVDFQRSRFAEALGGVGMELLSVALVAAGWVLISGPVLVPHGVQAALFAASLISLVPLKFAIMYLTCTLCFYTQNYVGLFWARETISALLSGALVPIALLPAWLQAISALLPFASVVSTPALIYVGAASGTTAVRLIAVQVLWTAVLWFGARLAWRFAIRRLTVHGG; this is encoded by the coding sequence GTGATCGCCTATGTGGCGCTGTTCCGCACGTCGGCGCGGACCGTGCTGGCGTACCGGATGGCGTTCTGGCTGGGCGTGCTCGGCGGGATCCTGCCGCTGGTGGCGCTCTTCGCGATCTGGGGCGCGATGCTGGGCGGCGGGCGGACCCTGGGCGGGCTGGACTGGCCACAGATGCGCGCGTACCTGCTGGTCACGTTCGGCACCGGGGCGCTGGTCGCGGCGTACGGGGACTTCCGGATGGCGAACCGGATCCTGGACGGCCGGGTCGCGCTGGACCTGGTCAAACCGGTCGACTTCCAGCGGTCGCGGTTCGCGGAGGCGCTCGGCGGCGTCGGGATGGAGCTGCTCTCGGTGGCACTGGTCGCGGCCGGCTGGGTGCTGATCAGCGGGCCGGTGCTGGTGCCGCACGGTGTGCAGGCCGCGCTGTTCGCGGCGTCGCTGATCTCGCTGGTGCCGCTCAAGTTCGCCATCATGTATCTGACCTGCACGCTCTGCTTCTATACACAGAACTACGTGGGGCTGTTCTGGGCGCGGGAGACGATCTCGGCGCTGCTGTCCGGCGCGCTGGTGCCGATCGCGCTGCTGCCCGCGTGGTTGCAGGCGATCTCCGCGCTGCTGCCGTTCGCGAGCGTGGTGTCCACGCCCGCGCTGATCTACGTGGGAGCCGCGTCCGGGACGACCGCGGTGCGGCTGATCGCGGTGCAGGTGCTGTGGACGGCCGTGCTGTGGTTCGGGGCGCGGCTGGCCTGGCGGTTCGCGATCCGGAGGCTGACGGTGCACGGTGGGTGA